The following are from one region of the Hypanus sabinus isolate sHypSab1 unplaced genomic scaffold, sHypSab1.hap1 scaffold_88, whole genome shotgun sequence genome:
- the LOC132390374 gene encoding gastrula zinc finger protein XlCGF26.1-like yields MAHQRVHTREQPFTCSDCEKRFTHSSTLWKHQRVHTGEKPYICSICGKRFTESSTLLVHQRVHTGEKPFTCSVCGKRFTQLTHLQSHQRVHTGERPFTCSECGKGFTELSSLQRHQRVHIGEKPFTCSECGKRFTQSSTLQNHQRVHTGERPFTCSECGKGFTELSSLQSHQRVHTGERPFNCSECGKRFTRSSSLQRHRQVHSGEKPFIC; encoded by the coding sequence atggctcaccagcgagttcacacgagggagcagccgttcacctgctcagactgtgagaagagattcactcactcttccaccttgtggaaacaccagcgagttcacactggggagaagccgtacatctgctcaatctgtgggaagagattcactgagtcatccaccctactggtacatcagcgagttcacactggggagaagccattcacctgctcagtctgtgggaagagattcactcagttaacccacctacagagtcatcagcgagttcacactggggagaggccattcacctgctcagaatgtggaaaaggattcactgagttatccagcctacagagacatcagcgagttcacattggggagaagccgttcacctgctcagaatgtgggaagagattcactcagtcatccaccctacagaatcaccagcgagttcacactggggagaggccattcacctgctcagaatgtgggaaaggattcactgagttatccagcctacagagtcaccagcgagttcacactggggagaggccgttcaactgctcagaatgtgggaagagattcactcgctcttccagcctacagagacatcggCAAGTTCActccggggagaagccgttcatctgctga